One stretch of Pseudoalteromonas shioyasakiensis DNA includes these proteins:
- a CDS encoding DUF4442 domain-containing protein: MSSQSSLLKIWTKCQSLPKGNWLFSKAVCFKAPYFGSIKPLITGLTAGHCSATVKNRRAIHNHIGTIHAIAQCNIAELCAGLMVDATVPAKTHRWIPKGMTVNYIAKIDTDMRAVADIEVPSEWLEKQDLLVPVKVFNSRDELVFTADITMYVTAKKR, from the coding sequence GTGAGCTCACAATCATCATTATTAAAAATTTGGACTAAATGTCAGTCACTGCCAAAAGGTAATTGGTTATTTAGTAAAGCTGTCTGTTTTAAAGCTCCTTATTTCGGCTCAATAAAGCCATTGATCACAGGTTTAACAGCAGGGCATTGCAGTGCAACCGTTAAAAACCGCCGAGCAATCCATAATCACATTGGTACTATCCATGCTATTGCCCAGTGTAATATAGCTGAGTTGTGCGCAGGTTTAATGGTCGATGCGACGGTGCCGGCAAAAACACACCGCTGGATCCCAAAAGGCATGACAGTGAATTATATAGCAAAAATTGACACAGACATGCGTGCAGTTGCAGATATAGAAGTACCGAGTGAGTGGTTAGAAAAGCAAGATTTGTTAGTACCGGTGAAGGTTTTTAACAGCCGCGATGAATTGGTGTTTACAGCAGATATCACAATGTATGTAACTGCTAAAAAACGTTAA
- a CDS encoding M23 family metallopeptidase, producing MLVKLKSFYRTIFPARQLLIRQNGEVKHLVLAPWLQLTTLLVILTAIAWLSISTLQIMSQADQIISIEQNQLSKQQQWQKQRYQQQAAYEKQLEQLAILEQKQALLQSMIESLPESMNKPALPTNAEPLLLPVKEHSEEFHAPLEGEQQPKQVKRLESIPERLVRLDAAYNNSFVVLDEQIKLRHQEIVAILEGAGLDSSLANASTLESSDTAQGGPLDLFDESKIPAEFLAIADNLLALNNLESLLSELPQTLPAADYYISSSFGLRKDPLNGRRAFHKGVDLAGWHKTEIFAPANGTVLRAGRNGGYGNFIELQHKNGFITRFGHLNKIKVKKGQTVTKDDVIGLMGSTGRSTSTHLHYEVLVNGKHVNPVKITKALSRVR from the coding sequence ATGTTAGTTAAACTTAAGTCTTTTTACCGCACGATTTTTCCAGCTAGACAGCTGTTGATCCGTCAAAATGGCGAAGTAAAGCACTTAGTGTTAGCGCCTTGGTTACAATTAACAACACTTCTGGTCATTTTAACAGCTATTGCTTGGTTAAGTATTTCAACGCTCCAGATCATGTCACAAGCCGACCAAATCATCAGCATCGAACAAAACCAACTCAGCAAACAACAACAGTGGCAAAAACAACGCTACCAGCAACAAGCTGCCTATGAAAAACAATTAGAGCAGTTGGCTATTCTTGAGCAAAAACAAGCGTTATTGCAAAGCATGATTGAGTCGCTACCAGAATCAATGAACAAACCTGCACTACCAACTAATGCAGAGCCATTGCTTTTACCTGTTAAGGAACACTCTGAGGAATTTCATGCTCCTTTAGAAGGTGAACAGCAGCCAAAACAAGTTAAACGCTTAGAAAGTATTCCTGAACGCTTAGTGCGCCTTGATGCCGCTTATAACAACAGCTTTGTGGTATTGGATGAGCAAATAAAACTTCGCCATCAAGAAATCGTTGCCATATTAGAGGGTGCAGGCCTTGATAGCAGCCTTGCCAATGCCTCGACGCTAGAAAGTTCAGATACAGCTCAAGGTGGTCCACTCGATTTATTTGATGAATCAAAAATACCGGCTGAATTTTTAGCGATTGCAGATAACTTATTAGCATTAAACAACCTAGAAAGTTTGCTGAGTGAATTGCCACAAACGCTCCCTGCTGCCGATTACTACATTTCAAGTAGTTTTGGCCTTCGTAAAGACCCATTGAATGGTCGTCGTGCATTTCATAAAGGGGTTGATTTAGCTGGTTGGCATAAAACCGAAATTTTTGCGCCCGCTAATGGTACGGTTCTTCGTGCTGGTCGTAATGGTGGTTATGGTAATTTTATCGAACTACAACACAAAAATGGTTTCATCACTCGCTTTGGCCACCTAAATAAAATTAAAGTAAAAAAAGGCCAAACGGTAACAAAAGATGATGTCATTGGCTTAATGGGAAGTACTGGCCGTAGCACCAGTACGCACTTACATTACGAAGTTTTAGTGAATGGCAAACATGTCAATCCAGTTAAAATAACAAAGGCCCTTTCTCGTGTTCGGTAG
- a CDS encoding multidrug effflux MFS transporter: MQSRQHKNLSLLFILGLLVVFCPLGIDIYLPAFPTIAEQLNASEKQLQQTVAIFLLTVGLGQLIAGPLADKFGRKPVAISGVTIYGLAAFWAYLAPDFTTLMIARALQGLGACATFVVAFAIVRDKFGSERSGQIITYLNGIVCFIPALAPILGAWLTVQFGWRMNFLFMVSFALVGLFIVLFLYKETRPKDSVYSGHILDLRRFIPIISTPLFLFHSLICLVTMSAILVFVTLAPGWIITELGGSVTDFTFWFTCNAALSIFASFVMPIYIKRQPKRALKAGLMLLVLSGCIMLAFSQQNSVLALMFPMFLAAFGYALTLGSSAGRALSMFPKQAGTASALIGLMQMSGASLLVFITQFLNLTTPVLIGVHFLMLTPFTYLLLKHKRLS, translated from the coding sequence ATGCAGTCACGCCAGCACAAAAACCTCAGTTTATTATTTATCCTCGGCCTTCTGGTTGTTTTTTGCCCATTAGGTATTGATATTTATCTTCCAGCATTTCCTACTATCGCTGAACAATTGAATGCGTCAGAAAAGCAACTTCAGCAAACCGTGGCTATTTTTTTGCTTACAGTCGGTCTTGGGCAGCTTATTGCGGGACCACTTGCAGATAAATTTGGCCGTAAACCTGTTGCGATTAGCGGTGTTACGATTTATGGGCTAGCTGCATTCTGGGCATATTTGGCGCCAGACTTTACCACCTTAATGATAGCAAGAGCATTACAAGGCTTAGGAGCATGCGCAACTTTTGTCGTCGCTTTTGCAATAGTTAGAGACAAATTTGGTAGTGAGCGTAGCGGACAAATCATTACTTACTTAAATGGCATTGTCTGCTTTATTCCTGCCCTTGCGCCTATTCTTGGTGCTTGGTTAACCGTACAATTTGGTTGGCGCATGAACTTTTTATTCATGGTCAGTTTTGCACTTGTTGGCCTATTTATAGTTTTGTTTCTCTATAAAGAAACCCGCCCTAAAGACAGTGTTTACAGTGGTCATATTCTCGACTTAAGGCGCTTTATACCTATTATCTCCACACCACTCTTTCTATTTCATAGCTTAATTTGTTTAGTGACTATGTCCGCTATTTTAGTCTTTGTAACCCTTGCTCCGGGTTGGATAATCACAGAGCTTGGTGGCAGTGTCACCGACTTTACTTTTTGGTTTACCTGTAATGCCGCCCTGAGCATTTTTGCAAGCTTCGTCATGCCCATATATATAAAGCGCCAGCCCAAACGAGCCTTAAAAGCAGGACTTATGTTGTTAGTATTGTCTGGCTGCATAATGCTGGCTTTTAGTCAGCAAAATTCAGTTTTAGCTTTAATGTTTCCTATGTTCTTGGCAGCTTTTGGTTATGCCTTAACACTTGGCTCATCGGCAGGTCGTGCATTGAGTATGTTTCCTAAACAAGCAGGCACAGCTTCTGCACTTATCGGCTTGATGCAAATGAGTGGCGCAAGTTTATTAGTGTTTATAACGCAATTTTTAAATTTAACGACACCTGTATTAATTGGCGTACATTTTTTGATGCTCACTCCTTTTACTTACTTATTACTTAAACATAAGCGCTTGTCATAA
- a CDS encoding LysE family translocator, producing the protein MINPESLLSFLGASFLIAVAPGPSNAFLMAQTFANGRKAGMQSAFGFALGGVVHTILAVVGLTAILKASTVAYTTVQYLGAAYLCYLGIMTLKDTFTGPEPDCSEKPHVSTSKKQNVMFQAMMTEVLNPKVALFFIAFIPQFVDPSLSSTTFQLAFFGLLYPLFAFPIDCTYIYFGDKIASYFREHPQAQIWIDRITGLVFITLAINLLI; encoded by the coding sequence ATGATCAATCCAGAATCGTTACTGTCGTTTTTAGGCGCCAGTTTTTTAATTGCCGTAGCTCCCGGCCCTTCTAATGCATTTTTAATGGCGCAAACCTTTGCAAATGGCCGTAAAGCCGGAATGCAAAGTGCCTTTGGTTTTGCCTTAGGTGGTGTGGTGCATACTATTTTGGCAGTAGTAGGTTTAACGGCAATTTTAAAAGCATCCACGGTAGCATATACCACAGTTCAGTATTTAGGCGCGGCCTACCTTTGCTACCTAGGTATAATGACCTTAAAGGATACCTTCACAGGGCCTGAGCCAGACTGCAGCGAAAAGCCTCATGTTAGCACCAGTAAAAAACAAAATGTGATGTTTCAAGCCATGATGACCGAGGTACTCAATCCGAAAGTTGCCTTATTCTTTATTGCTTTTATTCCTCAGTTCGTCGATCCGAGCTTGTCTTCAACGACATTTCAACTCGCTTTCTTTGGATTACTCTACCCGCTTTTTGCTTTTCCAATCGACTGCACGTATATTTATTTCGGCGATAAGATAGCCAGTTATTTTCGTGAACATCCACAAGCCCAAATTTGGATTGATCGGATCACGGGACTAGTTTTTATTACGTTAGCAATTAACCTATTGATATAA
- a CDS encoding S8 family serine peptidase, with the protein MKKNKLALALIISGLCAAGTANAANDRYIIQVDNNKKGVVKALAKKLGGDIKVDGNGFIAAQFSGHDLASVKGLLNNPHIKLIEEDQKRVPMALYNDDAGNAMQQQLTPYAVYQSQADQVTFDANAGMKVCVIDSGLDASNPDFIWGNITGDNDSGTGNWFDNGGPHGTHVAGTIGAADNNVGVVGMAPGVAMHIIKVFNAEGWGYSSDLAHAADLCSQAGANIISMSLGGGGSNSTESNAFANFTSAGGLVVAAAGNDGNNVRSYPAGYPSVMMVGANDANNQIADFSQFPSCTSGRGKRATTDETICVEVTAGGVDTLSTYPAGMATSASLAADGAGFATSSMENSGNASGTAYYMGTAESVDSGAAGKICMIDRGNISFYDKVNNCENSGGIGAVIINNEAGMLYATLGDTNDTTIPAVGAALEDRSALLSSTTIDIAIGTSDYGFMSGTSMATPAVSGIAALVWSNHPECTGTEIRDALKATAQDQGASGHDVYFGHGIVKAADADAYLMANGCAGGNNGGGTTPGSDDISLSTSGYKSKGTAYVDLSWNGAATSTVDVYRNGSKVGSVANTNSYTDTITSKGGGTYTYQVCEAQSTTVCSNNSSVTF; encoded by the coding sequence ATGAAAAAGAATAAATTAGCATTAGCACTGATCATCAGTGGACTATGTGCAGCAGGAACTGCAAACGCAGCAAATGACCGTTACATCATCCAAGTAGACAACAATAAAAAAGGCGTAGTTAAAGCACTCGCTAAAAAGCTCGGTGGTGATATTAAAGTTGATGGTAATGGCTTCATTGCAGCGCAATTCTCAGGTCATGACCTAGCGAGCGTGAAAGGCTTATTAAACAACCCTCACATAAAACTGATTGAAGAAGACCAAAAACGTGTGCCAATGGCGCTTTATAACGATGACGCGGGTAATGCTATGCAGCAGCAGCTGACCCCTTACGCAGTTTACCAATCACAAGCAGACCAAGTTACTTTTGATGCAAATGCTGGCATGAAAGTGTGTGTAATTGACTCAGGTCTAGATGCTTCGAATCCTGATTTCATTTGGGGTAATATTACTGGTGACAACGACAGTGGTACTGGTAACTGGTTCGATAATGGTGGTCCTCATGGTACTCACGTCGCCGGAACAATTGGCGCAGCAGATAATAATGTAGGTGTGGTTGGTATGGCTCCTGGCGTTGCAATGCACATCATCAAAGTATTTAATGCTGAAGGCTGGGGTTACTCTTCAGATTTAGCACACGCAGCGGACTTATGCTCTCAAGCAGGTGCAAATATTATTAGCATGAGCCTAGGTGGCGGTGGTTCAAATAGCACCGAGTCTAACGCGTTTGCTAACTTCACAAGTGCAGGCGGCTTAGTCGTTGCTGCGGCAGGTAATGATGGTAATAACGTACGTTCATACCCTGCAGGCTATCCATCAGTAATGATGGTAGGTGCAAATGATGCGAACAACCAAATTGCAGATTTCTCGCAGTTCCCTAGCTGTACGTCTGGTCGTGGTAAACGCGCTACTACAGATGAAACTATCTGTGTTGAAGTAACAGCAGGTGGTGTTGATACTCTTTCTACTTACCCTGCAGGTATGGCCACTTCGGCTAGCTTAGCAGCAGATGGTGCGGGCTTTGCAACTTCATCAATGGAGAACTCAGGAAATGCATCAGGCACGGCTTATTACATGGGTACTGCTGAAAGTGTAGATTCTGGCGCAGCTGGCAAAATCTGTATGATTGACCGCGGTAATATCTCGTTCTATGACAAAGTGAATAACTGTGAAAACTCAGGTGGTATCGGCGCTGTTATCATTAATAACGAAGCAGGCATGTTATACGCTACATTAGGCGATACTAACGATACAACAATTCCTGCTGTAGGTGCAGCACTTGAAGACCGTTCAGCACTTCTTTCAAGTACAACAATTGATATCGCAATTGGTACCAGTGATTATGGTTTCATGAGCGGTACATCAATGGCGACGCCTGCTGTATCTGGTATTGCAGCACTAGTTTGGTCAAACCATCCTGAGTGTACTGGGACAGAAATTCGTGATGCCTTAAAAGCGACAGCACAAGACCAAGGCGCTTCTGGTCACGATGTTTACTTCGGTCACGGTATTGTTAAAGCCGCTGATGCAGATGCATACCTAATGGCAAATGGCTGTGCAGGTGGCAATAATGGCGGCGGCACAACTCCTGGTAGCGATGATATTAGCCTTTCTACGTCAGGTTATAAATCAAAAGGCACTGCGTATGTTGATTTAAGCTGGAATGGCGCAGCAACAAGCACAGTTGATGTATACCGTAATGGTAGCAAGGTAGGCTCAGTGGCAAACACTAACAGCTATACTGACACTATCACATCGAAAGGCGGTGGTACTTACACTTACCAAGTATGTGAAGCACAAAGCACAACTGTTTGTTCAAACAATAGCTCAGTGACCTTCTAA
- the fahA gene encoding fumarylacetoacetase: MSLINETHDINLKSWVASANEANCDFPIQNLPFAEVRRKNSDEAFRGAVAIGDQVIDLAKVNDLGLFSGDAQVAVKAASQATLNEFMGLGQQYWSALRLALSKALREGASEQAQLSEALIAQADIEFALPCRIGDYTDFYTSIYHATAVGSLFRPDNPLLPNYKWVPIGYHGRSSSIDVSGQTFHRPNGQTKAPDAEVPSFGPCKRLDYELELGIYLGKGNELGDAIAIENAENHVFGFCVFNDWSARDLQAWEYQPLGPFLAKNFASTVSPWIVTTEALAPFRTNWTRDENDPQPMDYLESSHNREFGAFDIKMDVQIETEKMRAAGEAPTQVSKSSFKHSYWTVAQMVTHHTVNGCNFQPGDMLGSGTQSGPEHEEAGSLLELSRGGKEKITLANGEQRTFLEDGDNVIMRGWCEKDGFARIGFGSVEGTVLPAK; the protein is encoded by the coding sequence ATGAGCCTAATTAACGAAACCCACGATATTAATCTAAAAAGCTGGGTTGCATCTGCTAACGAAGCGAACTGTGACTTCCCAATTCAAAACCTTCCTTTTGCAGAAGTACGTCGTAAAAATTCAGACGAAGCGTTCCGTGGCGCTGTAGCAATTGGTGATCAAGTTATCGATTTAGCGAAAGTAAACGACCTTGGTTTATTCTCAGGTGATGCACAAGTTGCCGTTAAAGCAGCGAGCCAAGCTACATTAAATGAATTTATGGGCCTTGGTCAGCAATATTGGTCAGCACTTCGTCTTGCGTTATCAAAAGCACTCCGTGAAGGTGCCAGTGAGCAAGCGCAATTAAGCGAAGCACTTATTGCTCAAGCAGATATCGAATTTGCGCTGCCTTGTCGCATTGGTGATTACACTGACTTCTATACCTCTATTTACCACGCAACAGCAGTAGGCAGCCTATTCCGCCCTGATAACCCACTTTTACCTAACTACAAATGGGTACCAATTGGTTATCATGGCCGTTCATCGTCAATTGATGTATCAGGTCAAACGTTCCACCGTCCTAACGGTCAAACTAAAGCACCAGATGCTGAAGTACCGTCATTCGGCCCTTGTAAACGCCTAGACTATGAACTTGAATTAGGTATTTACCTTGGTAAAGGTAATGAATTAGGCGATGCAATTGCCATTGAGAATGCTGAAAACCACGTATTTGGTTTCTGTGTATTCAATGACTGGTCTGCACGTGACTTACAAGCATGGGAATACCAACCACTTGGTCCGTTCCTTGCGAAAAACTTCGCATCGACTGTATCTCCTTGGATTGTTACTACAGAAGCACTGGCGCCATTTAGAACAAACTGGACACGTGATGAAAATGACCCGCAACCAATGGACTATTTAGAGTCTTCTCATAACCGTGAGTTTGGTGCATTCGATATCAAAATGGATGTACAAATCGAAACTGAAAAGATGCGTGCAGCTGGCGAAGCGCCAACACAAGTATCTAAATCTAGCTTCAAACACTCTTACTGGACTGTGGCGCAAATGGTGACTCACCACACTGTAAATGGCTGTAACTTCCAACCTGGCGACATGTTAGGTTCTGGCACTCAATCAGGCCCAGAGCACGAAGAAGCAGGTTCATTGTTAGAGCTATCACGCGGCGGTAAAGAAAAAATCACCCTTGCTAATGGCGAGCAACGTACTTTCTTAGAAGATGGCGACAACGTAATCATGCGTGGTTGGTGTGAAAAAGACGGTTTTGCACGCATTGGTTTTGGTTCAGTTGAGGGTACAGTGCTACCTGCCAAATGA
- a CDS encoding polymer-forming cytoskeletal protein, giving the protein MFGRKKQPAASSSGSSLKRTNHTPSIISEDVRLTGSLTCQGEVQLDGRVDGDLHVKHLVIGHTGVIEGVIEADSVTVKGKIFGTLIANQVVIESTAEVHGDVFHDTLSIEAGAIIEGSLKHRHEEDNVAPIKPEEQTSSSLLPDDDNDLSFVNKQAADKS; this is encoded by the coding sequence GTGTTCGGTAGAAAAAAGCAACCAGCAGCTAGCTCGTCTGGCTCATCTTTAAAAAGAACCAACCATACTCCTTCAATTATTTCTGAAGACGTCCGTTTAACTGGTAGCCTTACTTGCCAAGGTGAAGTCCAACTTGATGGTCGGGTCGATGGTGATTTACATGTTAAACACCTAGTGATTGGTCATACTGGTGTGATTGAAGGCGTGATTGAGGCTGATAGTGTAACTGTCAAAGGTAAAATCTTCGGAACACTCATCGCCAATCAAGTGGTAATTGAAAGCACCGCAGAAGTCCATGGTGACGTATTTCATGACACCCTTAGCATTGAAGCGGGAGCAATCATTGAAGGCAGCTTAAAACATCGTCATGAAGAAGATAATGTGGCGCCTATTAAGCCTGAAGAACAAACCAGTTCATCATTACTCCCCGATGATGACAACGACTTGTCGTTTGTAAACAAACAAGCCGCTGATAAGTCTTAA
- the yegD gene encoding molecular chaperone, which produces MFAGFDYGSSNCAIGVMDNEQQVSLVPLEQGKQYLPSTLYTHHSALVVDFVAKHLTGSPFEHDFKTERNALLNTIPRIKSDLDIQAGDETLFIGREAISEYVQFPEEGYFVKSPKSFFGAVGLKQGQINFFEDIATAMILKIKQRAEQSLQESLTETVIGRPVNFQSVGGEESNQQALGILERAAKRAGFKEVSFLYEPLAAGIDYETSLQQDQKVLVVDIGGGTSDCSFVQMGPSFREKQCRDNDFLAHSGKRVGGNDLDIALSFHGLMPLLGLGTEFKSGLPLPNQPFWQACKINDVNLQSQFYSDAHHRELLTQVREVKEPALFKRLIQLQQNKQGHQLVQQGEAAKIALSSANEFTTDLRFLDSDLMQCLTLKDLALAVDDSISQIVSLAKQAIQEAGITPDVIYLTGGSAQSPLIKAALKSHLGDINMLNGDHFGSVTAGLTKWAHKLYS; this is translated from the coding sequence ATGTTTGCAGGCTTTGATTACGGTAGCTCAAATTGTGCAATCGGTGTAATGGATAACGAGCAACAAGTGTCATTAGTGCCGCTTGAACAAGGTAAGCAGTATTTACCCTCAACACTTTATACTCATCACAGTGCTTTAGTTGTCGATTTTGTGGCAAAGCACCTCACTGGTAGCCCATTTGAGCATGACTTTAAAACTGAGCGCAATGCGCTTTTAAATACCATTCCTCGCATTAAATCAGATTTAGATATTCAAGCTGGTGATGAGACCTTATTCATCGGTCGTGAAGCAATTAGCGAGTATGTGCAATTTCCTGAAGAAGGTTACTTTGTAAAATCACCTAAATCATTCTTTGGTGCTGTGGGCTTAAAGCAAGGTCAAATAAACTTCTTTGAAGACATTGCTACGGCGATGATCTTAAAAATTAAGCAGCGTGCAGAGCAGTCACTGCAAGAGTCATTAACAGAAACGGTAATCGGACGACCGGTAAACTTTCAATCAGTTGGTGGTGAAGAATCTAATCAGCAAGCACTGGGAATTTTAGAACGAGCAGCAAAGCGCGCAGGCTTTAAAGAGGTGTCGTTTTTATATGAGCCGCTAGCGGCAGGGATTGATTATGAAACTTCATTACAGCAAGACCAAAAAGTATTGGTTGTAGATATTGGCGGGGGTACTAGTGATTGTTCATTCGTACAAATGGGGCCGAGCTTCCGTGAAAAGCAGTGTCGTGATAATGATTTCTTAGCCCACAGTGGCAAGCGTGTGGGTGGAAATGATTTAGATATTGCCCTGAGCTTTCATGGTTTAATGCCATTATTAGGTTTAGGTACTGAGTTTAAATCGGGTCTTCCGCTGCCGAACCAACCGTTTTGGCAAGCGTGTAAAATCAATGATGTAAACCTGCAAAGCCAGTTTTATAGCGATGCCCATCATCGTGAGTTATTGACTCAAGTTCGTGAAGTTAAAGAGCCTGCGCTTTTTAAACGCTTAATTCAATTGCAGCAAAATAAGCAGGGTCATCAATTAGTGCAGCAAGGCGAAGCGGCAAAAATTGCACTCTCGTCAGCGAACGAATTTACCACAGACTTGCGTTTCTTAGATTCAGATTTAATGCAATGCTTAACGCTAAAAGACTTAGCTTTAGCTGTTGATGACTCAATAAGCCAGATAGTGAGCTTAGCTAAACAAGCGATTCAAGAGGCAGGCATAACACCGGATGTAATTTACTTAACGGGTGGTAGTGCGCAATCACCGCTGATCAAGGCTGCGTTAAAATCACATTTAGGTGATATTAATATGCTGAACGGGGATCACTTTGGTAGTGTTACTGCAGGTTTAACTAAGTGGGCGCACAAGCTTTATAGCTAA
- a CDS encoding DNA ligase, whose translation MVMITRALMCAITLLLSLSVEAQQAPSVLLANVYEADKVNVSEYLVSEKYDGVRAIWTGSQLVTRNGNPIYAPDWFTEPLPRVWLDGELWTKRQDFATLSGIVRKAIPIDTEWQTVSYMIFDMPDATKPFSQRFEDYSRLVNQLQSEHIKAVEQTHFNDNKQLSLFMDELIAQGAEGVMLHLAAAKHSAGRSDALLKLKPYFDAEAVVIGYVAGKGKYKNMLGALKVRNSDGTEFKIGSGFSDQQRKSPPAIGSTITYKYHGFTKNGLPRFASFLHETP comes from the coding sequence ATGGTTATGATCACTCGTGCGCTGATGTGCGCAATCACTTTATTATTAAGCCTCTCGGTCGAAGCTCAACAAGCCCCTTCAGTACTTTTAGCAAACGTCTATGAAGCTGACAAGGTCAATGTAAGCGAGTATTTAGTTAGTGAAAAATATGATGGCGTTCGGGCCATCTGGACTGGTAGTCAATTAGTAACCCGAAACGGTAACCCAATTTATGCCCCTGACTGGTTTACTGAGCCACTTCCTAGGGTTTGGCTTGATGGAGAACTTTGGACTAAGCGCCAAGATTTTGCCACTTTGAGCGGTATCGTTCGAAAAGCCATTCCTATTGATACTGAATGGCAAACAGTAAGCTATATGATATTTGATATGCCTGATGCGACAAAACCATTTAGTCAGCGCTTTGAGGACTACTCGCGGTTAGTAAATCAGCTGCAAAGTGAACATATTAAAGCAGTGGAGCAAACGCACTTTAACGATAACAAGCAACTTAGTTTGTTTATGGATGAGCTAATAGCGCAAGGTGCTGAGGGCGTGATGCTGCATCTAGCGGCTGCTAAGCATAGTGCGGGACGCAGTGATGCATTGTTAAAGTTAAAACCCTATTTTGACGCTGAAGCGGTTGTAATCGGTTATGTTGCAGGAAAAGGTAAGTATAAAAATATGCTTGGCGCACTCAAGGTGCGCAACAGTGATGGTACTGAATTTAAAATTGGCTCGGGGTTTTCTGATCAGCAAAGAAAGTCACCGCCAGCTATAGGTAGTACTATTACCTACAAATATCATGGTTTTACTAAAAATGGTTTGCCACGATTTGCAAGCTTTTTACATGAAACACCTTAG
- a CDS encoding methylglyoxal synthase, whose protein sequence is MEQKQQALPAKKNIALVAHDGKKAALQAWCEKHLDILSKHTLYGTGTTGHLIERTTGLEVIKLLSGPMGGDQQLGAKIAEHEVHVLVFFWDPLASQPHDPDVKALLRLAAVWNIPVACNEVSADMLLSSPMMETELCRTLPDYEKYLATRQVTL, encoded by the coding sequence ATGGAACAAAAACAACAAGCTTTACCCGCCAAAAAGAATATTGCCCTCGTAGCCCATGATGGCAAAAAAGCTGCCCTTCAGGCATGGTGTGAAAAGCACCTGGATATTTTAAGTAAGCACACGCTATATGGTACAGGCACAACGGGTCATTTAATCGAGCGCACAACAGGGCTTGAAGTGATAAAGCTATTAAGTGGTCCTATGGGTGGCGATCAACAATTAGGTGCTAAAATTGCTGAACATGAGGTGCATGTGTTAGTTTTTTTCTGGGATCCACTTGCATCGCAGCCCCACGACCCTGATGTAAAAGCATTACTTCGTTTAGCTGCTGTTTGGAATATTCCTGTTGCCTGTAATGAAGTTAGTGCCGATATGCTATTAAGCTCCCCTATGATGGAGACAGAGCTTTGCCGCACGTTGCCAGATTACGAAAAATACCTCGCAACGCGCCAAGTGACTCTTTAA